The following proteins are co-located in the Gossypium hirsutum isolate 1008001.06 chromosome A02, Gossypium_hirsutum_v2.1, whole genome shotgun sequence genome:
- the LOC107952374 gene encoding polygalacturonase-like, translating to MIQYITTKDSKQFHVNVLGCKNITFEHFTLSAPDESPNTDGIHIGRLDGVNVLNSEIKTDDNCVPIGDGSKNLVINGVTCGLGHGISIGSLKLFKNEEPVDRVTVKNYTMTNTSNGVRIKSWLGAEASTCLNIHFEDIIMTNEESKAKLSNISFKNIHGTSARPEAVKIICSSTMPCENVELADIEITHSAPTRPAVSQCSNVKPKVSGKQNLAACSAPIPAKPTSTA from the exons ATGATACAATATATAACTACCAAAGATAGCAAGCAGTTCCATGTTAATGTTCTAGGATGCAAAAACATTACTTTCGAACATTTCACCTTATCTGCACCTGACGAAAGCCCAAACACAGATGGGATTCACATTGGGAGATTAGATGGGGTCAATGTTCTTAACTCAGAGATAAAAACCGATGATAATTGTGTTCCAATTGGGGATGGTTCCAAAAATTTGGTTATCAATGGAGTAACTTGTGGACTAGGACATGGTATCAGTATTGGCAGtctcaaattatttaaaaatgaagAACCCGTTGATAGAGTTACAGTAAAAAACTACACCATGACTAATACTTCCAATGGTGTTAGAATCAAAAGTTGGCTAGGTGCTGAAGCTAGCACTTGTTTGAACATTCACTTTGAGGATATTATCATGACCAAT GAAGAATCAAAAGCTAAACTAAGCAACATTAGTTTCAAAAACATTCACGGCACTTCTGCGCGTCCAGAAGCTGTCAAGATTATTTGTAGTTCTACTATGCCTTGTGAAAATGTGGAACTTGCAGACATTGAAATTACGCACAGTGCACCGACTAGACCTGCAGTATCACAATGTTCAAATGTGAAGCCTAAAGTTAGTGGCAAACAAAATCTAGCTGCATGTTCTGCCCCTATCCCAGCAAAACCTACCTCGACCGCTTAA